In one window of Maribacter sp. BPC-D8 DNA:
- a CDS encoding tryptophan-rich sensory protein: MKFHRRWQILSYAEAVLYAVGIAVLFYLVSKNLWVGILSFVAALVVLLLVRKPWKLNLSTTGTYVDAHIDEASFSTGLLLQPEDSLSNLAKLQRYKVSEELTKRLGAIQPPNKLKQAVLVMLGLVLLGVAVQQLDLFKGVESVLGNSTNKTQIQFIATDSISGKSVIPKISSQDISVTYPSYSRKGTITLSDPNIKAITGATVLWTLEFDNLVTEVYLDRMGELIPLQKGENGYRIRQQLSESGFYSFKFKNEEGIEFTSDLFSLEAIPDNPPEIEILGLEQYTYFDFSDKKIVELESAITDDYGIDQAYIIATVSKGSGESVKFREEKLNFKETISKGVKSVRATKTLDLNALKMELGDELYFYIEAFDEKQPKRNVARSETYFAVIKDTVSEQFGVEGTLGVDQMPDYFRSQRQLIIDTEKLIKDKPSITSKEFKSRSNELGFDQKALRLKYGQFMGDESEMEEAPSEIESHEEGEDHDHTEDQENILKEYSHDHDGDNEHNLVAAEKTEEAEDPLHDYLHNHDDPEESTLFEESLKTKLRKALNIMWDAELHLRLNEPEKSLPFQYDALELIQEIKNSARIYVHRIGFDPPPIKEDSRLTGKIKDIENYRKNETKEVKNPFVSLESAIARLEQFIQQESTFNDADNALFTAAGNELAQLAIANPSKYLHVLQGLKRIENNTERTMANYKFVQKGLLAALPKTPQIPGAKKEYTDDINSLFLKQLEVYD, from the coding sequence ATGAAATTTCATAGGCGCTGGCAAATCCTGTCATACGCAGAAGCTGTTTTGTATGCTGTTGGCATTGCCGTTCTTTTCTATTTAGTGTCTAAAAATCTATGGGTTGGCATTTTAAGCTTTGTGGCTGCATTGGTCGTTTTACTTTTGGTAAGGAAGCCTTGGAAACTTAATTTGTCTACTACAGGTACCTATGTAGATGCACATATAGACGAAGCATCGTTTAGCACAGGGTTATTGCTACAGCCAGAAGATTCATTATCTAATCTTGCCAAGTTACAACGCTATAAAGTATCTGAAGAGCTTACGAAAAGGCTGGGCGCTATACAACCGCCAAACAAATTGAAACAAGCGGTACTGGTTATGCTAGGGTTGGTATTACTTGGTGTAGCTGTTCAACAATTAGATTTGTTTAAAGGCGTAGAAAGTGTTTTAGGGAATTCTACTAACAAAACACAAATTCAGTTTATAGCAACTGATAGTATTAGTGGGAAGTCCGTCATTCCAAAAATTTCCAGTCAAGATATTAGTGTCACATATCCATCATACTCACGAAAAGGAACAATTACTTTAAGCGACCCAAACATAAAGGCGATTACTGGGGCAACTGTTCTGTGGACGCTAGAGTTTGATAATCTCGTTACTGAAGTTTATTTAGACCGCATGGGAGAACTAATTCCACTGCAAAAAGGCGAAAACGGGTATCGTATAAGACAACAGTTATCAGAATCGGGCTTCTATAGTTTCAAATTCAAGAATGAAGAAGGCATTGAATTTACGTCAGATTTATTCTCGTTGGAGGCAATACCAGATAATCCGCCAGAAATAGAGATTTTAGGGTTGGAACAATACACGTATTTTGATTTTTCAGACAAAAAGATTGTCGAGCTAGAAAGTGCAATTACTGATGATTACGGAATTGACCAAGCCTATATCATAGCAACAGTAAGTAAGGGGTCGGGAGAATCGGTGAAGTTTAGGGAAGAGAAATTAAATTTCAAGGAAACTATATCGAAAGGTGTGAAATCGGTGAGGGCTACGAAAACGCTGGATTTAAATGCTTTAAAAATGGAATTGGGCGACGAGCTCTATTTTTATATTGAAGCCTTTGATGAAAAGCAACCCAAGAGAAATGTTGCGCGTAGCGAAACGTATTTTGCAGTTATAAAAGATACCGTTAGTGAGCAATTTGGCGTAGAAGGAACTTTGGGTGTTGACCAAATGCCCGATTATTTTAGAAGTCAGCGACAGTTGATTATCGATACAGAAAAGTTGATAAAAGATAAGCCCAGCATTACAAGCAAAGAATTTAAGTCGAGAAGCAATGAACTAGGGTTTGACCAAAAAGCACTGCGTTTAAAGTATGGTCAGTTTATGGGCGATGAATCTGAGATGGAAGAAGCGCCAAGTGAGATCGAAAGTCATGAAGAAGGTGAGGACCATGATCATACTGAAGATCAAGAAAATATATTAAAAGAATACTCGCACGACCATGATGGTGATAACGAGCATAATTTGGTTGCCGCTGAAAAAACAGAAGAGGCAGAAGACCCTTTGCACGACTACCTTCATAATCATGATGACCCTGAGGAATCTACATTGTTTGAAGAATCGTTGAAGACAAAATTGCGAAAAGCTTTGAATATCATGTGGGATGCCGAATTGCATTTACGATTAAATGAACCAGAAAAATCACTTCCATTTCAATATGACGCTTTAGAGCTGATTCAAGAAATTAAGAATAGTGCCCGTATTTATGTGCATAGAATTGGTTTTGACCCACCACCAATTAAAGAGGATAGCAGACTTACCGGTAAAATAAAGGATATTGAGAATTATCGAAAGAACGAAACCAAAGAAGTGAAAAATCCTTTTGTATCACTTGAAAGCGCGATAGCTCGCCTAGAACAGTTTATACAGCAAGAAAGCACTTTTAATGATGCTGATAACGCACTTTTTACTGCTGCAGGCAACGAATTGGCACAATTGGCAATAGCTAACCCAAGTAAGTATTTACATGTCTTACAAGGCTTAAAACGAATTGAAAATAATACGGAGCGGACAATGGCTAATTATAAATTTGTTCAAAAAGGATTATTAGCTGCCTTACCGAAAACTCCGCAAATACCTGGGGCTAAAAAAGAGTATACAGACGATATCAATTCATTATTTCTAAAACAACTAGAGGTGTATGATTGA
- a CDS encoding BatA domain-containing protein, producing the protein MSFAQPSYLWALLGLLVPIAIHLWSKKEAKTIKIGSVQLLSESKSRQSSSIQLNEWWLLLLRMVIISLITLVMAKPQWKSKVNNSKLTYVIEPELARNENFMSRFIDLQSDQEIRLLKSGLPKNDIENANSEDFSSVDYWSLASEMDALETDSIIVFTNGYAKGLKGARPETNHHINWIVLDSVQTIEKPLLAYQTEKNITLFTTSNSPVVSKIAKKNIEIGDVYQLASNGDSLLVSSSSSSSISNSTRIPLIQQKTIEVALVYADSLRSDKTYIEAALAALSTYLDREIKVESYLDNEVLENKKTDLTIWLSTKPAPVSAQKTLVFKKDSISNALIKKGEDENTFYLTERINTENAVTGRLTENLLNILDVYKEVIELQAKADIRSVTEADLKTNFIENKASKTHQASWNLNPYLWVFLLILLIVERFVAYKRTQ; encoded by the coding sequence ATGTCATTCGCACAACCTTCGTATTTATGGGCTTTATTGGGACTTTTAGTTCCGATAGCAATCCATTTATGGAGTAAGAAAGAAGCGAAAACTATAAAGATTGGCAGCGTTCAATTGTTATCAGAATCAAAATCGAGACAATCTAGCAGTATACAATTAAACGAATGGTGGTTGTTGCTTTTGCGTATGGTAATTATTTCGCTGATTACTTTGGTCATGGCAAAACCGCAATGGAAATCAAAGGTGAACAACAGTAAACTGACCTATGTTATTGAACCTGAATTAGCAAGGAATGAAAATTTCATGTCTCGTTTTATTGATTTGCAGTCAGATCAAGAAATAAGGCTTTTAAAATCTGGGTTACCTAAAAATGATATTGAGAATGCCAATTCAGAAGATTTTAGTAGTGTAGATTATTGGTCATTAGCATCAGAAATGGATGCCTTAGAAACCGATAGTATTATTGTTTTTACCAACGGATACGCAAAAGGACTAAAAGGAGCAAGACCCGAAACCAACCACCACATCAACTGGATAGTTTTGGACTCCGTACAAACAATTGAGAAGCCTTTACTAGCATATCAGACAGAGAAAAATATAACATTATTTACAACTAGTAATAGTCCGGTAGTTTCAAAAATAGCAAAGAAGAATATTGAAATAGGAGATGTATACCAATTGGCATCAAATGGCGATAGTTTACTGGTTTCAAGTTCAAGTTCTAGCTCAATCTCAAATTCAACAAGAATCCCTTTAATTCAGCAAAAGACAATAGAAGTAGCACTGGTGTATGCAGATAGTCTACGTTCAGATAAAACATATATAGAAGCAGCATTGGCGGCATTATCGACTTATTTGGATAGAGAAATAAAAGTCGAAAGCTATTTGGATAACGAAGTATTGGAGAATAAGAAAACAGATTTAACGATTTGGTTGAGTACTAAGCCTGCTCCGGTTTCAGCTCAAAAGACACTTGTATTTAAGAAGGATTCCATTTCTAATGCGCTGATAAAAAAGGGGGAAGATGAAAATACCTTTTATTTAACAGAAAGAATTAACACCGAAAATGCGGTTACTGGGCGATTAACAGAGAACCTATTAAACATTTTAGATGTCTATAAAGAAGTAATTGAACTACAAGCTAAAGCAGATATTCGCTCAGTGACAGAAGCAGACTTGAAAACAAATTTCATAGAAAATAAAGCATCGAAAACTCATCAAGCCAGCTGGAATCTGAATCCGTACTTATGGGTTTTTCTTTTAATATTATTAATTGTCGAACGCTTTGTAGCTTATAAACGAACTCAGTAA
- a CDS encoding helix-turn-helix domain-containing protein: protein MKLKPIKSDIDYRNALKRLEVIFDAPIDTKEGDEGEILSLLIENYENEHYQIEAPDPIEAIKIRMEELNLRQKDLVGIIRGKSRVSEILNRKKKLTVDMIRELERILHISASVLVNNYELSKK from the coding sequence ATGAAATTGAAACCTATAAAATCTGATATTGATTACCGAAATGCGCTAAAGCGATTAGAAGTAATTTTTGATGCCCCTATTGACACAAAAGAAGGAGATGAAGGGGAGATACTTTCTTTGCTTATTGAGAATTACGAAAATGAACACTATCAAATTGAAGCTCCTGATCCAATTGAAGCAATTAAAATTCGAATGGAAGAGTTAAATCTGCGTCAGAAAGACTTAGTTGGTATTATTAGAGGAAAAAGTAGAGTATCTGAAATTCTAAACCGAAAGAAAAAATTAACGGTTGATATGATTAGAGAATTAGAACGCATACTTCATATTTCTGCATCGGTATTGGTTAATAATTATGAGCTTTCGAAGAAATAA
- a CDS encoding TldD/PmbA family protein — MAIYTKEEARKILEKALSFSKADACEINLSGYNSGNIRYARNTVSTSGFSSNQSLAVQSSFGKKSGTATIDEFDDASLEKVVRRAEELANLSPENPEFMEPLGPQMYDEAISYSEATAKITPEYRAEVANKSIVPADAKDVTAAGFLNDSSGFSAMINSKGLFAYNESTDVDFTVTMRTNDGTGSGWVSRDFNDVTKFDADEAANTAIDKAVLSKEAKAIEPGKYTVILEPAAASDLLRNMFRSLDARSADEGRSFMSAADGANKLGEKIVDERVNIWSDPLNPEVPTSTWNGEGQPLKKTSWIENGAVKNLAYDRFWAKEKGVDPVPFPSNVIMAGGDASLEELIKSTKKGILVTRLWYIRSVDPQTLLYTGLTRDGTFYIENGQIKYPVKNFRFNESPIIMLNNLETLGKQVRINGNLIPYMKVRDFTFTSLSDAV, encoded by the coding sequence ATGGCAATTTATACAAAAGAAGAAGCAAGAAAAATATTGGAGAAAGCATTGAGCTTTTCCAAAGCCGATGCCTGTGAAATAAACTTAAGCGGCTATAATAGCGGCAATATCAGGTATGCAAGAAATACAGTGTCTACATCAGGTTTTAGTTCAAATCAAAGTTTGGCGGTACAGTCTAGTTTTGGTAAAAAATCGGGTACGGCAACTATTGATGAGTTCGATGACGCATCATTAGAAAAGGTAGTAAGAAGGGCAGAAGAGCTGGCGAATCTTTCACCAGAGAATCCGGAGTTTATGGAGCCTTTAGGTCCGCAGATGTATGACGAAGCTATCAGTTATAGTGAAGCTACAGCAAAAATTACTCCTGAATATAGAGCAGAAGTAGCAAACAAAAGTATTGTGCCTGCGGATGCAAAAGATGTTACCGCAGCAGGATTTTTAAATGACTCTTCCGGATTCAGTGCAATGATCAATTCAAAAGGATTATTTGCCTACAATGAATCTACAGATGTAGATTTTACCGTAACCATGCGTACCAATGACGGTACCGGTTCAGGTTGGGTTTCTAGAGATTTCAATGACGTTACCAAGTTTGATGCCGATGAAGCTGCAAACACAGCAATAGATAAGGCTGTTTTGTCAAAAGAGGCAAAAGCAATTGAGCCAGGTAAATACACGGTTATTTTAGAACCAGCTGCAGCATCAGATTTGTTGCGTAATATGTTCCGTTCTTTAGATGCACGTTCTGCAGATGAGGGTAGAAGTTTTATGTCTGCCGCTGATGGAGCAAATAAGCTTGGAGAAAAAATAGTTGATGAACGCGTAAATATCTGGTCAGATCCACTGAATCCAGAAGTGCCGACTTCTACTTGGAACGGAGAAGGGCAGCCTTTAAAGAAAACCTCTTGGATAGAAAACGGAGCGGTTAAAAACTTGGCATATGATCGTTTTTGGGCAAAGGAAAAAGGTGTTGATCCGGTTCCTTTTCCATCAAATGTAATAATGGCTGGTGGCGATGCAAGTTTAGAAGAGTTGATTAAGAGTACTAAAAAAGGAATTCTAGTAACCAGACTTTGGTACATACGTAGCGTAGATCCACAAACCTTATTGTATACGGGACTTACAAGAGATGGAACGTTTTATATCGAAAACGGACAAATTAAATACCCTGTAAAAAACTTCAGGTTTAATGAGAGTCCGATAATCATGTTGAACAACTTAGAGACCCTTGGTAAGCAAGTGCGTATCAATGGTAATTTAATACCATATATGAAAGTTCGTGACTTTACGTTTACGAGTCTTTCAGATGCAGTATAA
- a CDS encoding TldD/PmbA family protein yields MKRRDFVQYAGLGAGALMMPSLLLGKDIPTEALLEPGMDALIKKNMADVALNTAKSLGATYADARIGRYLNQYVFTREDKVQNVVNTESFGIGIRVIANGTWGFASTNSVTPDGIKKATEQAVAIAKANSKIQKDPVKLAPVNAYGEVSWKTPIKKDFKEVPVSEKVELLLSANAAALDNGADYVNSALFMINEQKYFASTDGSYIDQDIHRLWPTFRVTAIDKNAGTFKTRENMSAPVGMGYEYMDGLESEKLEGPAGLRLYRNSYDMVEDATIGAKQAKEKLTAKSVDAGKYDLVLEPNHLGLTIHESVGHPLELDRVLGYEANYAGTSFATLDKLKSGNFQYGSDVVNLVADKTQVGSLGAVGYDDEGVKTKKWDLVRNGVLTNFQAIRDQVHMIDQNESHGCCYAQSWDDVQFQRMPNVSLEPGKDKYSISEMIKDVEKGIYIAGRGSYSIDQQRYNFQFGGTVFYEIKNGEIVGMLEDVAYQSNTQEFWNSCVKICDKDDYRMFGTFFDGKGQPSQSSAVSHGSSTARFNDVNVINTGRSI; encoded by the coding sequence ATGAAAAGAAGAGATTTTGTACAGTACGCCGGGTTGGGTGCCGGAGCATTAATGATGCCGTCATTATTGCTAGGAAAAGACATCCCGACGGAAGCTTTACTAGAACCAGGTATGGACGCCTTGATCAAAAAGAACATGGCAGATGTTGCCCTAAATACGGCAAAGTCACTAGGCGCTACATACGCTGATGCTAGAATCGGTAGGTACTTAAACCAATATGTGTTCACTAGAGAAGACAAAGTACAAAACGTAGTAAATACTGAATCTTTTGGTATTGGTATTCGTGTTATCGCAAATGGTACTTGGGGTTTTGCATCAACAAACAGTGTAACTCCCGATGGTATTAAGAAAGCAACAGAACAAGCAGTTGCTATTGCAAAAGCAAATTCTAAAATACAGAAAGATCCAGTAAAATTAGCTCCTGTAAATGCATACGGAGAGGTTTCTTGGAAAACTCCGATCAAGAAAGATTTTAAAGAAGTTCCTGTTTCAGAAAAGGTAGAATTATTATTAAGCGCCAATGCTGCAGCATTAGATAATGGTGCAGACTATGTAAACTCTGCTTTGTTTATGATCAATGAGCAGAAGTATTTTGCTTCTACCGACGGTTCGTATATAGATCAAGACATTCACCGTTTATGGCCAACGTTTAGAGTAACTGCAATTGATAAAAATGCAGGTACGTTTAAAACAAGAGAGAATATGAGTGCTCCTGTAGGTATGGGTTACGAGTATATGGACGGATTAGAATCTGAAAAGCTTGAAGGACCAGCAGGCTTACGATTATATAGAAATAGCTATGATATGGTAGAAGATGCTACCATTGGCGCGAAGCAAGCAAAAGAAAAATTAACCGCAAAATCTGTTGATGCTGGTAAGTATGATTTGGTGTTAGAACCGAATCACTTAGGGTTGACCATTCATGAATCTGTGGGTCACCCATTAGAGTTAGATCGTGTATTGGGTTATGAAGCCAATTATGCAGGTACAAGTTTTGCAACTTTAGATAAATTAAAATCAGGAAACTTCCAATACGGTAGCGATGTTGTAAACTTAGTTGCAGATAAAACGCAAGTAGGTTCATTAGGTGCCGTTGGTTATGATGATGAGGGAGTGAAAACGAAGAAATGGGATTTGGTACGTAATGGTGTATTAACCAATTTCCAAGCGATACGTGACCAAGTTCATATGATCGATCAGAATGAATCTCATGGTTGTTGTTATGCACAAAGCTGGGACGATGTTCAGTTTCAACGTATGCCGAACGTTTCTTTAGAGCCTGGTAAAGACAAGTATTCTATTTCTGAAATGATTAAAGATGTAGAAAAAGGAATTTACATAGCAGGTCGTGGATCGTATTCAATTGATCAGCAACGTTATAATTTCCAATTTGGTGGTACGGTGTTTTATGAAATCAAGAACGGAGAAATCGTTGGCATGTTAGAAGATGTAGCGTACCAATCTAACACTCAGGAATTCTGGAATTCTTGTGTTAAGATTTGCGATAAAGATGATTACCGTATGTTCGGTACTTTCTTTGATGGTAAAGGGCAACCTTCTCAATCTAGTGCGGTATCTCACGGTAGTTCTACTGCTAGGTTCAATGATGTAAACGTAATAAACACAGGTAGATCTATTTAA
- a CDS encoding YcxB family protein, producing MKLEYILERKDFMEYLLFSAWENKKSRYIKNILKFFIISIFVYAAINAFNKENIVLSIVFGVFAVLVFTFFGKVFNSKLKKQFSEVVDFNYSKRIGEKETIEFSAENMITEDKNGIGKFKISDIEKINETQNNFFIKLLDGSSVIVSKNGIENSERFKNKFKELNIPIVKHLSRKW from the coding sequence ATGAAATTAGAATACATTTTAGAACGCAAAGATTTTATGGAATATCTTTTATTCTCAGCTTGGGAGAATAAAAAATCAAGGTATATAAAAAACATTTTAAAATTTTTCATTATTTCGATATTTGTCTATGCTGCGATAAATGCTTTTAACAAAGAAAATATTGTCCTATCAATAGTTTTTGGAGTCTTTGCAGTTCTGGTTTTTACTTTTTTTGGGAAGGTATTTAATTCGAAGTTGAAGAAACAATTCTCAGAAGTGGTGGATTTCAACTATTCGAAAAGAATTGGGGAAAAAGAAACAATAGAATTTTCTGCTGAAAACATGATTACAGAAGATAAAAATGGTATTGGTAAATTCAAAATTTCTGATATCGAAAAAATCAACGAAACTCAGAATAACTTTTTCATTAAATTATTAGATGGTTCTTCTGTAATAGTATCAAAAAATGGAATTGAAAATTCAGAACGATTTAAAAACAAATTCAAAGAATTGAATATACCTATAGTTAAACATTTATCTAGAAAATGGTAA
- a CDS encoding DUF6691 family protein, which yields MKYISYLTIGIFFGIIMYKSEAASWFRIYEMFQFGSFHMYGIIGSALAIGIIGVQIIKKYKIKAIGGNEMNLHPKTKSVARYLIGGIIFGLGWALAGACPGPMYVLVGAGYYSILVVIGGALLGTFVYGLVKNKLPH from the coding sequence ATGAAATATATAAGTTATTTAACCATAGGTATATTTTTTGGTATCATCATGTATAAATCTGAAGCTGCCTCGTGGTTTCGCATTTACGAGATGTTTCAATTTGGATCCTTCCACATGTATGGTATTATCGGCTCTGCCCTTGCTATCGGTATTATTGGTGTGCAAATCATCAAAAAATATAAGATTAAGGCGATTGGTGGCAATGAAATGAATTTACACCCTAAAACGAAAAGTGTTGCCCGTTATTTAATTGGTGGTATTATTTTCGGATTAGGCTGGGCGTTGGCTGGTGCTTGCCCCGGACCAATGTATGTGCTTGTTGGTGCTGGCTACTACTCTATTCTTGTTGTTATTGGCGGAGCACTTTTAGGTACTTTCGTGTACGGATTAGTGAAAAATAAATTACCCCATTAA
- a CDS encoding DUF58 domain-containing protein: protein MAKQDYHDLLKPEVINTVSGLSLISRIVVEGFTSGLNRSASVGPGMEFSQYRGYQPGDDLRLLDWKMLARSGRYYIKQSEIESQVTIKFIVDASASMLHKEDTISKMDFTRVLVATLAYMAQKQGDSVGLFALNDSDVVSIYPKADKKHYNRLLLELINLSNKGKWPETHISNKRIPNRGGKELIFFLTDMYETGAEISKFVKGLKSARNEVVVLQIMGSAEMDFNYGSNITFEDLETGARVKVDTEKAKTEYLSALESRLKKVKDELLSNGIDHYVFRMDAHLGEALQLFLKQRKRLG, encoded by the coding sequence ATGGCAAAACAAGACTATCACGATTTATTAAAACCAGAAGTCATCAATACCGTTTCCGGATTATCACTGATATCTAGAATAGTAGTTGAAGGCTTTACGTCTGGTTTAAATAGAAGTGCAAGTGTGGGGCCTGGTATGGAGTTTAGTCAGTACAGAGGGTATCAACCAGGTGATGATTTACGGTTGTTAGATTGGAAAATGTTGGCACGTTCTGGCAGGTATTATATCAAGCAATCTGAAATTGAAAGTCAGGTAACCATCAAATTTATTGTAGATGCCAGCGCATCGATGTTACATAAAGAAGATACCATATCTAAAATGGATTTTACCCGTGTGCTCGTTGCAACACTAGCATATATGGCGCAAAAGCAGGGTGATTCTGTTGGACTATTTGCCCTCAACGATAGTGATGTGGTTAGTATTTACCCTAAGGCAGATAAAAAGCATTACAATCGGTTATTGCTAGAACTCATCAACCTTTCAAATAAAGGTAAATGGCCAGAAACCCATATTTCAAATAAACGCATACCGAATAGAGGGGGAAAAGAATTGATTTTTTTCTTGACAGATATGTATGAAACAGGAGCGGAGATTTCAAAGTTTGTTAAAGGATTAAAATCCGCGAGAAATGAAGTGGTCGTACTTCAAATTATGGGATCTGCAGAGATGGATTTCAATTACGGTTCAAATATCACTTTCGAAGATTTGGAAACAGGAGCACGAGTAAAAGTAGATACCGAGAAAGCAAAAACAGAGTACTTATCTGCTCTTGAAAGTAGATTGAAAAAGGTGAAAGACGAATTGCTTTCAAACGGTATCGATCATTATGTGTTTCGTATGGATGCACATTTGGGAGAAGCATTGCAATTATTTTTAAAACAACGTAAAAGACTCGGTTAA
- a CDS encoding AAA family ATPase — protein sequence MDKELQRIADEVEMLSGKLSALKQEIGKVIIGQEETVSQLLITFLAGGHALLEGVPGLAKTLMIRTLANAIDLKFKRIQFTPDLMPSDIIGTEILEEDHTTGKKFFKFNKGPIFSNIILADEINRTPPKTQAALLEAMQEFEVTYGDKTYPLDKPFFILATQNPIEQSGTFVLPEAQQDRFLLYIKIGYPTQKDEEAILKATTGGIKKKLNKVISGDDIVRLQQLVREVSISDALITFVSDIIRATRPETTTDAYVKDWVDWGAGPRAGQAMILTAKANALLEGRLAVTLNDIKSVALPVLRHRVLVNFRAEAEGITSDKVATHLLNAIEIKGK from the coding sequence ATGGATAAAGAATTACAACGTATTGCAGATGAGGTAGAAATGCTTTCCGGTAAATTGAGTGCTTTAAAGCAAGAGATCGGAAAGGTTATTATTGGGCAAGAAGAAACCGTATCGCAATTACTGATTACGTTTTTAGCCGGTGGTCATGCTTTGTTAGAAGGTGTACCGGGTTTGGCGAAAACGCTAATGATCAGAACTTTGGCAAATGCAATCGATTTAAAGTTCAAGAGAATACAGTTTACGCCCGATCTAATGCCTTCAGATATTATCGGGACCGAAATTTTAGAGGAAGACCATACCACGGGTAAAAAGTTCTTTAAGTTCAATAAAGGACCTATTTTCTCTAATATTATTCTAGCGGATGAAATAAACCGTACACCACCAAAAACACAGGCAGCCTTATTGGAAGCGATGCAAGAGTTTGAGGTTACCTACGGAGATAAAACGTATCCGTTAGATAAGCCATTCTTTATTCTAGCAACACAAAACCCAATTGAGCAATCAGGTACTTTCGTGCTACCAGAAGCACAGCAAGATCGTTTTCTATTATATATTAAAATAGGATATCCTACACAGAAAGATGAAGAAGCCATATTGAAGGCAACTACGGGAGGTATAAAAAAGAAGCTGAATAAGGTGATTTCTGGGGATGATATTGTACGGTTGCAACAGTTAGTTCGCGAAGTTTCTATTAGCGATGCACTGATCACTTTTGTGAGCGATATTATTCGTGCGACACGACCAGAAACCACAACAGATGCTTACGTAAAAGACTGGGTAGATTGGGGTGCAGGTCCGCGTGCAGGTCAAGCAATGATCTTAACAGCAAAGGCTAATGCCTTGTTAGAAGGTAGATTAGCAGTTACATTAAATGATATCAAAAGTGTAGCATTACCTGTACTTCGCCATAGGGTTTTGGTGAATTTTAGAGCTGAAGCGGAAGGCATCACTTCAGATAAAGTAGCAACTCATTTATTGAATGCGATAGAAATAAAAGGCAAGTAA
- a CDS encoding DUF4159 domain-containing protein — translation MSNEFFFTRLQYESGDWDVDQRMPSNLLNSLVEYTTLKVDTQEKIISLASDDIFKSPFCYISGHKLVEFTKKEKENFEKYVRNGGFVFADDCNHDIDGLFAKSFERQMEEIFGPSELKKIPNDHELYSIFFDFENGPPTTSQELNGWGDDLVHEYLKAIVINGRIGVLYSNKDYGCEWDYDFRNKRWYKIDNTRFGVNIVLYALTS, via the coding sequence TTGAGCAATGAATTTTTCTTTACGAGATTACAGTACGAGTCTGGCGATTGGGACGTTGACCAACGTATGCCCTCAAATTTGTTGAATTCATTGGTGGAGTATACCACGTTGAAAGTAGATACTCAAGAAAAGATTATTTCGCTGGCAAGCGATGATATTTTTAAGAGTCCGTTTTGCTATATATCGGGACATAAATTGGTGGAGTTTACCAAAAAGGAAAAAGAGAACTTTGAAAAATATGTGCGTAACGGAGGATTCGTTTTCGCAGATGATTGCAATCACGATATTGACGGATTGTTTGCCAAATCTTTTGAGCGGCAGATGGAAGAAATATTTGGTCCGTCCGAATTAAAAAAAATACCCAACGACCACGAATTGTATTCTATTTTCTTTGATTTCGAAAATGGACCGCCAACTACATCACAAGAACTGAATGGTTGGGGTGATGACTTGGTACACGAGTACCTGAAAGCTATCGTAATTAATGGTAGAATAGGAGTGTTGTACAGTAATAAAGACTATGGTTGTGAGTGGGATTATGATTTTAGAAATAAACGTTGGTACAAAATAGACAATACACGGTTTGGGGTCAATATAGTGTTGTACGCCCTTACTTCATAA